A part of Diprion similis isolate iyDipSimi1 chromosome 12, iyDipSimi1.1, whole genome shotgun sequence genomic DNA contains:
- the LOC124413108 gene encoding MD-2-related lipid-recognition protein-like: MPIDLFPRPPPPPPPSPPPPPPLNTQDYTSYHSTSSLQPTNMKTRRLMSPLVIIAILTLATPIFAEVVVWQPCSRSDLSENLPTNCTVHEVRVKPCKEALSKKPCRIKRGQEASISFDFTPNFTSDNLQSSAYWANDMQDIGFPGMNMNACGNTACPTTSGTRQTYSYELAISKSFPVRIFNVKWKLWNEEAQECCILFQIKLTK, translated from the exons ATGCCAATTGACCTTTTCCCTcgtcctccacctccacctccaccttcaCCTCCACCTCCGCCTCCGTTAAACACACAAGATTACACGTCATATCACTCGACGTCAAGCCTCCAGCCGACGAACATGAAGACCCGTCGCCTTATGTCACCCTTGGTTATAATCGCCATCCTAACTCTGGCCACCCCAATTTTTGCCGAAGTCGTTGTTTGGCAGCCCTGCTCGCGTTCAGACC tttcagaaaatttacCAACAAACTGCACTGTACACGAGGTTCGAGTAAAGCCATGCAAGGAGGCCTTGTCCAAAAAGCCATGCCGTATAAAACGGGGACAAGAAGCAAGCATCAGCTTCGATTTCACGCCTA ATTTTACGAGCGATAACTTGCAGAGCAGTGCTTACTGGGCGAATGATATGCAGGACATTGGATTCCCAGGAATGAATATGAATGCTTGTGGTAACACAGCTTGTCCGACAACCTCGGGGACAAGGCAAACTTACAGTTACGAATTAGctatttcaaaatcgtttccAGTG AGAATTTTCAACGTCAAGTGGAAACTTTGGAACGAAGAAGCTCAGGAATGTTGCATTTTGTTCCAGATTAAGCTCACCAAATAA
- the LOC124413107 gene encoding uncharacterized protein LOC124413107, producing MVSQFAMATTVRKVKQENRMRRQNQSQDEEGPYKPVPPPKPVPNNQKPHTHHQHQANNQTELNQTLQSAQGSQVQNQNGSQEVQGQITGQPPAPEYRMPPLYGDEQSQGQTHHGTNLQTHSSKFPIEREVILSSGDKNSKIPILHEYKKRPTGRVAIAPDAPVKQQAWTQEETQMQELRQDYQTKNYQAQDTYSSSTGGAIAKSAKPEDDKSKSLSRTYHTIKDMISSRFGPSRKETEPEPEASLNNVAEELHKSSRSINDQEVETKKKEAIYGKPSRTAQEPAANMQQQYPKNAYGQYGHAYGYQAGQSIGQNVQSIQNVSLPGQLQPTTPIQPSLPGQSAQLHVSHHIPGGGVQTVHQTQIGGFTQPQTGPSQAQGMAREFQIPGTSGMHHAQMQPQANVNSSKHGQGMMQLQSPNQPYQSPQQLVHQNQLLQSPAAHFAQQHAQNMHQRQLIQQMHQQQIASQQNSNSTPLRSSQQPQFQSPYQQQQYQVRQPISRSQIDLPSTSRQVSDNRTTPNQDMYYHYQGRPRYGVPQVYIKSENSNQDAEFQRRSSARRIEKAASQPQLSFEDERSAGEMSRNPSVDIMDKEKYEITVEERQSQGQGEFGRNGSQRKDEYNRPETSFGVRREEVRNSIRETDYGEAKETKEGSMMPKRVEELQKRSEIEDYSPNSRKKINESETCKNPQQTKRVSGDAYHMNETSKRLEDSARKSDVEQYSAQELTAKSDGRKDEQLELGMNRLKIHNQGSGSDYDKAGQSSSNVDSGRGSAVYSSGRRPPPEDQILVQGQDSEWVDIVESELRSILEPRDVPAMAHSTLSESVSSVTPPLPPLSPHGSPRTPRNRYTASLPYGSKPNYSEYSKSSEKRNFASGSKHRGVSTSKKDAAKKFSHLFGIEAADLTSTTTGLDLESMLDRSDSDLSTNDARTIRKQLEGLENMYSEVLKLLGGSVKKKRKARGLASYGSVSSLPSSSVSSRPVTRHHDKRRSHIVDDRMKKAKDVKSINKRFQRLESHVVTLARSVAHLSSEMRTQHLMIQEMENIRGEISALRTQTSMAMVRSQSQPLIKDSDLPALSNPSRVKKLTKFFGTEPPLIRLFLRELGYEKYANAFEKEKVGMVELPYLSEERLQKMGVPLGPRLRILQEARISVCKDPVYVV from the exons ATGGTTAGCCAATTCGCGATGGCTACAACGGTTCGTAAAGTGAAGCAGGAGAATCGGATGAGAAGACAAAATCAGTCTCAAG ATGAAGAGGGACCGTACAAGCCGGTTCCACCACCAAAGCCGGTGCCGAACAATCAGAAGCCTCACACTCACCATCAGCACCAAGCCAATAATCAAACGGAGCTGAATCAGACTCTCCAGTCTGCTCAAGGATCTCAGGTCCAAAACCAAAACGGCTCACAGGAGGTGCAGGGACAAATCACAGGGCAGCCTCCCGCTCCCGAGTACAGAATGCCTCCACTCTATGGAGACGAGCAGAGTCAAGGTCAGACGCACCACGGAACTAATCTGCAAACACACAGTAGCAAATTTCCC ATCGAGAGGGAAGTCATACTGTCGTCGGGTGAcaagaattcgaaaattccTATTCTCCATGAGTACAAGAAGAGGCCAACCGGCAGGGTAGCCATCGCACCGGATGCACCGGTCAAGCAGCAGGCCTGGACTCAGGAG GAAACGCAAATGCAAGAGCTGAGACAGGACTACCAAACGAAAAATTACCAAGCCCAGGACACTTATtc GTCATCAACCGGCGGTGCAATAGCTAAGTCGGCAAAACCGGAGGACGACAAGTCAAAGTCCTTATCAAGGACCTACCACACGATAAAGGACATGATCTCAAGCCGCTTCGGGCCTAGCAGAAAGGAGACAGAACCCGAGCCAGAAGCGAGTCTGAACAACGTTGCCGAGGAGCTTCATAAATCGAGTAGAAGCATAAACGACCAGGAGGtggagacgaagaagaaagaagcgATATACGGAAAACCGAGCCGGACGGCTCAGGAACCGGCGGCGAACATGCAGCAACAGTACCCGAAAAATGCTTACGGCCAGTACGGCCACGCGTATGGCTACCAGGCAGGGCAGAGCATCGGCCAAAACGTGCAGAGCATCCAGAACGTGTCGCTGCCCGGTCAATTGCAGCCCACCACCCCGATCCAGCCCAGTCTGCCGGGTCAAAGCGCCCAGTTGCACGTGAGTCACCATATACCAGGTGGCGGAGTCCAGACCGTCCATCAGACGCAGATCGGCGGGTTCACGCAACCCCAAACCGGGCCTTCTCAGGCCCAAGGAATGGCCCGAGAGTTCCAGATACCCGGGACCAGCGGTATGCACCATGCCCAGATGCAGCCGCAGGCCAATGTCAATTCCTCGAAACACGGCCAAGGCATGATGCAGCTCCAGTCACCGAACCAGCCGTACCAGAGCCCGCAACAGTTGGTTCACCAGAACCAACTCCTCCAAAGTCCGGCTGCACACTTCGCGCAACAGCACGCGCAGAATATGCACCAACGACAGCTCATCCAGCAGATGCATCAGCAGCAGATAGCCAGTCAACAGAACAGCAATTCAACCCCGTTGCGAAGTAGCCAGCAGCCCCAATTCCAAAGCCCctatcagcagcagcagtaccAGGTCAGGCAGCCCATTTCCAGGTCGCAGATCGATCTGCCAAGTACCTCAAGACAGGTCTCGGACAATAGGACCACTCCCAATCAGGACATGTATTACCACTATCAGGGCAGACCTCGGTACGGGGTTCCGCAGGTGTACATAAAGTCGGAGAACAGTAACCAGGACGCAGAGTTCCAGAGGAGGAGTTCGGCCAGGCGGATCGAGAAGGCGGCTTCGCAGCCGCAGCTGAGTTTCGAGGACGAGCGTAGCGCTGGGGAGATGTCGAGGAATCCGAGCGTGGACATCATGGATAAGGAGAAGTACGAGATCACCGTCGAGGAACGACAGAGTCAAGGTCAGGGCGAGTTCGGTAGGAATGGATCGCAACGGAAGGACGAGTACAATAGACCTGAGACGAGTTTCGGGGTGCGAAGAGAGGAGGTGCGGAATTCCATTCGAGAAACGGACTACGGGGAGGCCAAGGAGACCAAGGAAGGTTCCATGATGCCGAAGAGGGTGGAGGAGCTTCAGAAACGTTCGGAAATTGAAGACTACAGTCCGAATTCAAGGAAGAAAATCAATGAGAGTGAGACCTGTAAGAATCCCCAGCAGACGAAGCGGGTTTCCGGCGACGCTTACCATATGAACGAGACTTCGAAACGCCTCGAAGACTCGGCGCGGAAATCGGACGTCGAGCAGTACTCGGCTCAGGAGTTGACCGCCAAGTCTGATGGGCGAAAGGACGAGCAGCTCGAACTGGGAATGAACCGGCTCAAGATCCACAATCAAGGATCTGGATCGGACTACGACAAGGCTGGTCAAAGTTCGTCGAACGTTGATTCAGGGAGAGGATCGGCCGTGTATTCCAGCGGGAGACGACCACCGCCGGAAGACCAGATCCTCGTCCAAG GGCAAGACTCCGAGTGGGTCGACATCGTGGAATCGGAACTAAGGAGCATCTTGGAACCAAGGGATGTTCCGGCGATGGCGCATTCGACCCTTTCGGAGAGCGTATCGTCTGTTACACCTCCGTTGCCACCCCTCTCACCTCATGGGAGCCCACGGACCCCGAGAAATCGATACACCGCCAG TTTGCCTTACGGATCGAAACCGAATTACAGCGAGTACTCGAAGAGCAGTGAGAAAAGGAACTTCGCCAGCGGTTCGAAGCATCGCGGTGTGTCGACGTCGAAGAAAGATGccgcaaaaaaattctcccatC TTTTCGGAATAGAAGCTGCTGATCTGACCTCCACCACAACTGGCCTCGACCTCGAGTCCATGCTGGATCGAAGTGATTCTGACCTGAGTACAAACGACGCGAGGACCATCAGGAAGCAGCTAGAAGGGCTTGAGAACATGTACAGTGAG GTTTTAAAGCTGCTCGGGGGAAgtgtgaagaaaaagagaaaagcgCGCGGACTTGCCAGCTATGGATCAGTGTCCTCCTTGCCATCCTCGTCGGTCTCCTCGCGGCCGGTAACGAGACATCACGACAAACGACGCTCACACATCGTTGACGATAGGATGAAAAAAGCCAAAGACGTCAAG AGCATCAACAAAAGATTTCAGAGGCTGGAATCGCACGTCGTGACGTTGGCACGATCTGTGGCTCATCTTAGCTCGGAAATGAGGACTCAACACTTAATGATTCAG GAGATGGAAAATATACGGGGTGAAATATCGGCACTAAGGACACAGACCAGCATGGCCATGGTGAGATCTCAATCCCAACCTCTGATAAAGGACTCGGACCTCCCCGCGCTCTCGAATCCATCGCGTGTTAAAAAGCTGACTAAGTTCTTCGGGACCGAACCACCGCTGATAAGACTGTTTCTCAGAGAGCTGGGATACGAG AAATACGCGAATGCCTTCGAAAAAGAGAAGGTTGGCATGGTGGAGCTACCCTACTTGAGCGAGGAGCGATTACAGAAAATGGGTGTGCCCCTCGGCCCGCGGCTGAGGATTCTGCAAGAGGCTAGAATATCAGTTTGCAAAGACCCGGTGTACGTGGTTTGA